Proteins encoded in a region of the Eretmochelys imbricata isolate rEreImb1 chromosome 10, rEreImb1.hap1, whole genome shotgun sequence genome:
- the LOC144271396 gene encoding cytochrome P450 3A8-like codes for MSFLPHFSIETWALLITLLALLILYGIWPHGLFKKLGIPGPTPLPFFGTSLEYRKGVVDFDKNCFQKYGKIWGFYEGRQPVLAILDSTLIKTVLVKECYTTFTNRRRFGPTGLLESAVSIAEDEQWKRIRTVLSPTFTSGKLKEMFPIMMHYGKVLVRNVQKQVEKDEPIAVKDVFGAYSMDVTTSTSFGVNIDSMNNPQDPFVKEVKKLVKFDVFSPLFILISVFPFLTPLLNMLNVNIFPNDALEFFARSVTKIKEKRKRDTPTDRVDFLQLMIDSQNLNTSHESNGLDHPNKVLTDVEILAQAIIFIFAGYETTSSILGYLVYSLATHPDVQQKLQEEIDSVLPNQAPLTYDALMQMEYVDMTLSETLRLFPIGGRIERVCKKDVEINGVTICKGTVVMIPSFLMHHTPEYWPEPEEFRPERFSKENKETMDPYTYLPFGAGPRNCIGMRFALLSMKVAITSLLQNFTFRPCKETQIPIKLVSKGLITPVEPIILKLVSRTTESKK; via the exons ATGAGCTTCCTTCCACATTTCTCCATTGAGACCTGGGCTCTTCTGATCACCCTCCTCGCTCTCCTGATACT atatggGATCTGGCCACATGGTTTATTTAAGAAACTGGGTATTCCTGGGCCAACACCCCTGCCTTTCTTTGGGACCAGCTTGGAGTATCGCAAA GGTGTAGTGGACTTTGACAAAAACTGCTTTCAGAAATATGGGAAAATCTGGGG GTTTTATGAAGGCAGACAGCCTGTGCTGGCCATCCTGGATTCTACACTCATTAAAACTGTGCTGGTGAAAGAGTGCTACACCACCTTTACCAACCGACGG AGATTTGGTCCAACAGGATTGCTAGAGTCGGCTGTCTCCATCGCTGAGGATGAGCAGTGGAAGAGGATTCGCACTGTGCTCTCTCCAACCTTCACCAGTGGGAAGCTAAAGGAG ATGTTTCCCATCATGATGCATTATGGGAAGGTTTTGGTGAGAAATGTTCAGAAGCAAGTGGAAAAGGATGAACCCATAGCTGTTAAAGA TGTGTTTGGTGCCTACAGCATGGATGTTACCACAAGCACTTCATTTGGCGTGAATATTGACTCCATGAACAATCCCCAAGACCCATTTGTGAAGGAGGTTAAGAAACTAGTGAAGTTTGATGTCTTTTCCCCACTCTTTATTTTGATAT CTGTATTTCCATTCCTTACTCCTCTTCTTAATATGCTGAATGTGAACATTTTCCCAAATGATGCCCTGGAATTCTTTGCACGGTCAGTCaccaaaataaaggaaaagcGCAAGAGAGACACCCCCACG GACCGAGTGGATTTCCTGCAGCTGATGATTGACTCCCAGAATTTAAACACCAGTCACGAGAGCAATGGGTTGGATCACCCAAATAAAG TCCTGACTGATGTTGAGATTCTGGCACAAGCAATTATCTTTATTTTTGCTGGCTATGAGACCACCAGCTCCATTCTTGGCTACTTGGTTTACAGTCTAGCTACTCACCCCGATGTACAGCAGAAGCTGCAGGAGGAGATAGACTCTGTTCTTCCCAACCAG GCGCCTCTCACATATGATGCCCTGATGCAGATGGAGTATGTTGACATGACACTGAGTGAAACCCTCAGGCTCTTTCCTATCGGAGGGCGAATTGAAAGGGTCTGCAAGAAAGATGTAGAGATAAATGGAGTGACCATTTGCAAGGGCACTGTCGTTATGATCCCATCCTTCCTTATGCATCATACCCCAGAATACTGGCCAGAACCAGAGGAGTTCAGACCTGAAAG GTTCAGTAAAGAGAACAAAGAGACCATGGATCCATACACGTACCTGCCCTTTGGAGCTGGACCCAGGAACTGCATTGGAATGAGATTTGCTCTCCTCTCCATGAAAGTTGCTATCACCAGTCTGCTGCAGAATTTCACCTTCAGACCCTGCAAAGAAACCCAG ATACCTATCAAACTGGTTTCAAAAGGACTCATAACTCCAGTGGAACCTATCATTCTGAAGTTAGTCTCCAGAACCACAGAATCGAAGAAGTAA